In one window of Ruminococcus albus AD2013 DNA:
- a CDS encoding DUF4340 domain-containing protein, producing the protein MNRRSMIATGAALVLLLGGAGGAYYYVDHKKSSEEAAEKAETDSLKLMEFDSNDVNAIDITTAEGYFKIKQEENGEWTIEDSDYPYKFTPYSYQMNVIASAMSRLKADHKADVKKEDLGKYGLDDPVTVVCHAADKDYTVYVGSSSVTDEFCYVMLPDDDTVYCIDNATGLELSGDIAKLCDPYVLECVDNDIMRFALVHNGEVVYDLSRNEDNTAIWSFNGPVTDVSIDAITVNTILTNMVRIERADFECFTKDEAELAKHGLDDPAYTFTVETSDKTITLEFPEISEDDEKVWCYDADTYELCTISSGNAAFLSGKWQDLTTKQVMSVSFYDAKTLEIDVDGEKHILDIDRENSAYTFDDIDVMSKGNEEAAKDFEYLYASVSEIKHGDFREDIPEKMGEPTCTFTYTLTDGTKRKLELVPIDDSNYWAYTDGRCIGMTVERSAIDGTNGCLSFIEKLNADLGIENK; encoded by the coding sequence ATGAACCGCAGATCAATGATCGCAACAGGTGCTGCACTTGTGCTCCTCCTCGGAGGTGCGGGCGGTGCATATTACTATGTTGATCACAAGAAGTCTTCAGAGGAAGCCGCTGAAAAGGCTGAGACTGATTCACTGAAATTGATGGAATTTGATTCAAATGACGTAAATGCGATAGATATCACCACTGCTGAGGGCTATTTCAAGATCAAGCAGGAAGAGAACGGTGAATGGACTATCGAGGATTCGGATTATCCTTATAAATTCACTCCTTACAGCTATCAGATGAACGTTATCGCATCTGCTATGAGCAGGCTTAAAGCTGATCACAAAGCTGATGTGAAGAAAGAAGATCTGGGCAAGTACGGGCTGGATGATCCTGTTACGGTGGTATGCCACGCTGCTGACAAGGACTATACTGTATACGTCGGCAGTAGCTCGGTAACTGACGAATTCTGCTATGTGATGCTTCCGGACGATGATACTGTATACTGTATCGACAATGCTACGGGTCTTGAACTCAGCGGCGATATCGCCAAGCTGTGCGATCCCTATGTACTTGAATGTGTTGACAACGATATAATGCGTTTTGCACTAGTTCATAACGGCGAAGTTGTTTACGACCTCTCACGAAACGAGGATAATACTGCTATATGGTCTTTCAACGGCCCTGTTACAGATGTTTCCATCGACGCTATCACGGTAAATACTATTCTTACCAATATGGTAAGGATAGAGAGAGCTGATTTTGAGTGTTTCACAAAGGACGAAGCTGAGCTGGCTAAGCATGGGCTTGATGATCCTGCTTACACTTTCACAGTGGAGACCTCTGATAAGACTATCACTCTTGAATTTCCTGAGATAAGCGAGGACGATGAAAAGGTATGGTGCTATGATGCCGATACCTACGAACTATGCACCATATCAAGCGGCAATGCGGCTTTCCTTTCAGGAAAGTGGCAGGATCTTACCACTAAGCAGGTAATGTCTGTTTCGTTCTATGATGCGAAAACCCTGGAAATAGATGTTGACGGTGAGAAACATATTCTGGATATCGACAGAGAAAATTCCGCTTATACATTCGATGATATCGATGTGATGTCCAAGGGAAACGAAGAAGCAGCTAAGGATTTTGAGTACCTGTATGCCTCCGTATCCGAGATCAAACACGGTGATTTCAGGGAGGATATACCCGAAAAGATGGGCGAGCCTACCTGCACATTCACCTATACCCTTACCGATGGCACAAAGCGCAAGCTTGAACTTGTGCCCATAGACGATAGTAATTACTGGGCGTATACTGACGGCAGATGTATCGGTATGACAGTTGAAAGAAGTGCCATTGACGGCACCAACGGCTGTCTGAGTTTCATTGAGAAGCTAAATGCTGATCTTGGAATTGAAAACAAGTAA
- a CDS encoding Gldg family protein yields MAQNETKKTKKSHGFTAVALVFAAISLAIVVLINLMVSRLNITWDMTSSGMYKLTDSTRDYLDSLDKEVNFYFLFDMDVLSTDTDSMPLYNAMKEYSKYDCINFQAFDPDDDPDKIKEFKDMGLSVKQGDVVIECDGRVKRLAANSMFQTHIDENKSTGTMYFTGENIITGAINAVVTGREIKMYFLTGHGEKQLDTDYTKLKRDLAARNYIAETLDLTSSNSVPDDAAIVILAAPKNDISDSELKALNDYLDKGGNICFWMSPNEAELDYVNIEKLLKDYNIGMDYDIVEETDQRLTIPNYPTSFKCAIVVADESTDIDITSELRQVESQGATPIMTDTRSFVQIYGEGNNSTHVFAGGLLETIDMIGDGSSTAIGKPVGGAKPRETLGNSVLELAMYSTDTARADSKVMVIGTAEFIDDENYDQAYSIVPVNLQLSVFSWMYDSELALDFGIAGKERTFDEMSIESASKATLTNIIFIAVPVVVGLIGGAVWLKRRYTE; encoded by the coding sequence ATGGCACAGAATGAAACCAAAAAGACGAAAAAGTCACACGGCTTTACTGCCGTTGCACTTGTTTTTGCTGCTATATCGCTGGCGATAGTTGTCCTTATCAATCTGATGGTATCACGTCTTAATATCACATGGGATATGACATCCAGTGGTATGTACAAACTCACGGATTCCACCAGAGATTATCTTGATTCATTGGACAAGGAGGTAAATTTCTACTTCCTGTTCGATATGGACGTGCTTTCGACTGATACTGACAGTATGCCGCTCTACAATGCTATGAAAGAGTATTCAAAATACGATTGCATCAATTTTCAGGCTTTTGATCCCGATGATGATCCCGACAAGATCAAGGAGTTTAAGGATATGGGCTTATCGGTCAAGCAGGGTGACGTAGTGATCGAGTGTGATGGCAGGGTCAAGCGCCTTGCCGCAAACTCCATGTTCCAGACTCATATCGATGAAAACAAGTCCACGGGAACTATGTATTTCACCGGTGAGAACATCATCACAGGTGCGATAAATGCTGTTGTGACAGGCAGAGAGATAAAGATGTATTTCCTGACAGGTCACGGCGAAAAACAGCTTGACACAGATTACACCAAGCTGAAAAGGGATCTTGCGGCACGTAACTATATTGCCGAGACTCTTGACCTTACCAGCAGTAATTCCGTACCAGATGATGCTGCTATCGTTATACTGGCTGCTCCCAAGAACGATATTTCCGACAGCGAGCTAAAAGCTCTGAACGACTATCTTGACAAGGGCGGAAATATATGCTTCTGGATGTCACCAAACGAAGCTGAACTCGATTATGTCAATATCGAGAAACTTTTGAAGGATTACAACATCGGCATGGATTATGACATCGTTGAAGAAACTGATCAGCGTCTTACTATTCCAAATTATCCAACAAGCTTTAAATGCGCAATCGTTGTTGCAGATGAGTCAACTGATATCGATATTACAAGTGAACTCAGACAGGTCGAAAGTCAAGGCGCTACTCCTATAATGACAGATACCAGAAGTTTTGTACAGATCTACGGAGAAGGCAATAACAGCACTCACGTTTTTGCAGGCGGTCTTCTTGAGACTATCGACATGATAGGCGACGGTTCTTCAACTGCTATAGGTAAGCCTGTGGGCGGTGCAAAGCCCCGCGAAACTCTGGGCAACAGTGTTCTTGAACTTGCGATGTATTCTACCGATACGGCACGTGCGGATTCAAAGGTAATGGTTATCGGTACCGCTGAGTTCATAGATGATGAAAATTATGATCAGGCTTATTCAATCGTGCCTGTAAATCTGCAGCTCTCTGTATTCTCATGGATGTATGATTCCGAACTGGCACTGGATTTCGGTATCGCCGGCAAGGAGCGTACTTTTGATGAGATGAGCATTGAGTCTGCTTCAAAAGCTACTCTCACCAATATAATCTTCATAGCTGTACCTGTTGTTGTCGGACTTATCGGCGGCGCAGTATGGCTCAAGCGGAGGTATACAGAATGA
- a CDS encoding ABC transporter permease, whose protein sequence is MFSLYKKEIQSFFYSPFAYVLSALFMLIFGFAFVNRIANMQTSVFQFSFPDMFYNNFFYFVFIIPLLTMRSFADERRGGTEVQLLTSPLTIPQIVFAKFFAIVTVFVFMLVLSLFFPIYVANHGTVIWPSLICGYASFFLWGMVCIAIGMLISAMQSSAIIAAIIGEIVMEGFLAIDQFGGSKMVESYPHLNSVVTWFSMQRRFVFFAQGMFRLEDLVFFLSLTVLVLFWIILHIEKRRRSHH, encoded by the coding sequence ATGTTTTCTTTATATAAAAAGGAGATCCAGTCGTTCTTTTACTCGCCGTTTGCTTATGTACTGTCGGCTTTGTTCATGCTGATCTTCGGATTTGCTTTCGTGAACAGGATCGCAAATATGCAGACCAGCGTGTTCCAGTTCTCCTTCCCTGATATGTTCTATAACAATTTCTTCTATTTTGTGTTTATTATACCGCTTCTTACCATGCGTTCATTTGCTGACGAGCGCCGCGGCGGTACTGAAGTTCAGCTGCTCACCAGCCCGCTGACCATTCCGCAGATCGTATTTGCGAAGTTTTTTGCGATAGTTACAGTGTTCGTATTTATGCTGGTGCTCTCGCTGTTCTTTCCTATATATGTTGCAAACCACGGAACTGTTATATGGCCGTCGCTCATATGCGGATATGCAAGCTTTTTCCTGTGGGGAATGGTCTGCATTGCCATAGGTATGCTGATCTCCGCTATGCAGAGCAGTGCAATAATCGCTGCTATAATCGGTGAGATAGTTATGGAAGGCTTCCTGGCTATCGATCAGTTCGGCGGCTCAAAGATGGTTGAGAGTTATCCTCACCTCAATTCTGTTGTTACATGGTTCTCGATGCAGCGCCGTTTCGTATTCTTTGCGCAGGGTATGTTCCGTCTTGAAGATCTTGTATTCTTCCTGAGTCTGACCGTTCTGGTGCTCTTCTGGATCATACTGCACATCGAAAAGCGCCGCCGCAGCCATCACTGA
- a CDS encoding ABC transporter ATP-binding protein — MVEVKNLTKHYGHVTAVNDLSFEIRDNEILGFLGPNGAGKSTTMNIIAGYLPSSEGTVTVCGHDIKEDARAAKKCIGYLPEIPPLYPDMRVEEYLRYCAGIKGVRRGEIKKEIEKAMERLQLTDMRRRLIANLSKGYKQRVGLAQAIIGDPELLILDEPTVGLDPSQVAELRNFIRELGKDHSVILSSHILGEISAVCNRVVIINKGELCAVDTIENLERKATEAAVLSLTIEGDQLAASFALEGISGIKEVKDIIDMDDGTFIFKIALEDEKVRQDIMSAMITNGINVVEMSMDKPDLEKVFLDLTRKKRSRSKSDK; from the coding sequence ATGGTTGAAGTTAAGAACCTGACAAAGCATTACGGTCATGTTACAGCGGTAAATGATCTGAGTTTTGAGATCAGGGATAATGAGATCCTGGGATTTCTCGGACCCAATGGTGCGGGCAAATCCACCACGATGAATATCATCGCAGGCTATCTCCCATCTTCCGAGGGTACTGTGACCGTCTGCGGACACGATATTAAAGAGGATGCGAGAGCCGCAAAGAAATGTATCGGCTATCTCCCCGAGATACCGCCCCTTTACCCCGATATGCGAGTTGAGGAGTATCTGCGCTATTGTGCAGGTATCAAAGGTGTCCGCAGAGGAGAGATCAAAAAGGAGATCGAGAAGGCTATGGAGCGCCTGCAGCTCACTGATATGCGCCGCCGTCTGATCGCTAACCTTTCTAAAGGTTATAAGCAGCGTGTTGGTCTGGCACAGGCTATCATAGGTGATCCCGAACTGCTTATCCTCGATGAGCCCACTGTTGGTCTTGATCCGTCGCAGGTAGCCGAACTGCGTAATTTTATCCGCGAACTGGGAAAAGATCATTCTGTTATACTGTCTTCGCATATCCTTGGTGAGATAAGCGCCGTCTGCAACCGCGTTGTTATCATCAACAAGGGTGAGCTCTGTGCTGTGGATACTATTGAAAATCTTGAGCGCAAGGCAACCGAAGCAGCTGTTCTCAGTCTGACTATCGAGGGTGATCAGCTCGCAGCTTCCTTTGCTCTTGAAGGTATCAGCGGTATTAAAGAAGTCAAGGATATCATTGATATGGATGATGGTACATTTATATTCAAGATCGCTCTTGAAGATGAAAAAGTACGTCAGGATATAATGTCTGCTATGATTACAAACGGCATAAATGTTGTTGAGATGTCGATGGATAAACCCGATCTTGAAAAGGTATTCCTTGATCTCACTCGCAAAAAGCGCAGCCGTTCCAAGTCCGACAAATAA
- a CDS encoding glycoside hydrolase family 48 protein, translating to MLPKKTKAVVASILTAAMTTNVIAATVVPASAARTKSNKYGDKTYAQRFMSMYDDVITNGQTNGYLSKNDGGSGSFGVPYHAREELIVEAPDYGHETTSEAMSYLVWVAAMHDNIVKNSGEKFSGASTNDLAKAWKTMEVMIPDVQDNFWQASSVSSQYCGEYDTPDQCPNAWAGESSKTAENPIFNKFTSVYQGKNGNGGLYLMHWLADVDNWYGFGSGTEFTFINTFQRGEQESCWETVPFPCVEEKKYGNSQQGLKGIFNRDSNVTAQWAYTNAPDAEDRAIQGVYDAIQWKVADSSVTAKASEMGDELRNNMYDKYYQEISTNTSWSNGNAGDKSKHYLMNWYTSWGGALKSTGQNWCWQIGCSHAHEFYQNPLAAYGLLTSMNMKADGAKQDYTKSLERQLEFYLWLQSSNGPIAGGATNSYKGRYLTYPSGVPTFYGMMYVEHPVYADPGSNHWTGNQVWAVQRLAELYYWVKKNGDNTGVRPGGMTMEAALEQILDKWCAWFVNNTILTDDGDFYMPSNLDWSGAPDTWNGSATSNSGLTCKITGYGNTDLGCISSLANTLTYYAKAKGVKASDISGMTASSVGGSFNYKIDGVSNAKAGTKTYTAKDSALPKASLFLAKSLIDRAWNKGRDNLGMSRTEHNGSMARFFSQEVYIPESYNGTMPNGDKLQNGATFESIRTMYTGNCAGAETSQECIKLVEELRAAYKKDVANGAKWSNKYSASDAEGQAELAKFKNIANVDLNYHRFWHAGDDMMAMGVMATLYPDMKPGIIDDDHHDDDTTKTDYPKNVKANYNTQYHQIQFVWDKVSGADRYGIAVYLAGKWRVQTSNITTNSYVTPKNLTPGMTYKVAVAARVNGKWNTTDPIKNAITVTVK from the coding sequence ATGCTTCCTAAGAAAACAAAGGCTGTTGTTGCTAGTATTCTTACAGCAGCAATGACAACAAATGTCATCGCAGCAACAGTAGTTCCTGCATCTGCAGCAAGAACAAAATCAAACAAGTACGGCGATAAAACTTATGCACAGCGTTTCATGTCCATGTATGATGATGTTATCACCAACGGACAGACAAACGGCTATCTGTCAAAGAACGACGGTGGTTCCGGTTCCTTCGGTGTACCTTACCACGCAAGAGAAGAACTGATCGTTGAGGCTCCTGACTACGGTCACGAGACAACATCCGAGGCTATGTCCTATCTGGTATGGGTTGCAGCAATGCACGATAACATCGTAAAGAACTCCGGTGAGAAATTCTCCGGCGCTTCCACTAACGACCTTGCTAAGGCTTGGAAGACAATGGAAGTTATGATCCCTGATGTTCAGGATAACTTCTGGCAGGCAAGCAGCGTAAGCTCACAGTACTGCGGTGAGTACGATACTCCCGATCAGTGCCCCAATGCTTGGGCAGGTGAGTCCAGCAAGACTGCTGAAAACCCCATCTTCAACAAGTTCACAAGCGTATATCAGGGTAAGAACGGCAATGGCGGTCTATATCTGATGCACTGGCTGGCTGACGTTGATAACTGGTATGGTTTCGGTTCCGGTACCGAATTCACCTTCATCAACACATTCCAGCGTGGTGAGCAGGAGTCCTGTTGGGAAACTGTTCCTTTCCCCTGCGTTGAAGAGAAGAAGTATGGTAACTCTCAGCAGGGTCTGAAGGGTATCTTCAACCGTGATTCAAACGTAACAGCTCAGTGGGCTTACACCAACGCTCCTGACGCAGAAGACAGAGCTATCCAGGGTGTATATGACGCTATCCAGTGGAAGGTCGCTGATTCTTCCGTTACTGCTAAGGCTTCCGAGATGGGTGACGAACTCCGTAACAATATGTACGATAAGTACTATCAGGAGATCTCCACTAACACTTCTTGGTCCAACGGCAACGCTGGTGACAAGTCCAAGCACTATCTGATGAACTGGTACACTTCTTGGGGCGGAGCTCTCAAGAGCACAGGTCAGAACTGGTGCTGGCAGATCGGCTGCTCACACGCTCACGAGTTCTATCAGAACCCCCTGGCTGCTTACGGCCTGCTGACAAGCATGAACATGAAGGCTGACGGCGCTAAGCAGGATTACACCAAGTCTCTGGAGAGACAGCTGGAATTCTATCTGTGGCTGCAGTCCTCTAATGGTCCTATCGCTGGTGGTGCTACCAACTCTTATAAGGGCCGTTATCTTACTTATCCTTCCGGCGTACCTACCTTCTATGGTATGATGTACGTTGAGCATCCTGTATATGCTGACCCCGGTTCCAACCACTGGACTGGTAACCAGGTATGGGCAGTACAGAGACTTGCTGAACTGTATTACTGGGTTAAGAAGAATGGCGACAACACCGGCGTAAGACCCGGCGGAATGACCATGGAAGCTGCTCTGGAGCAGATCCTTGACAAGTGGTGCGCATGGTTCGTTAACAACACCATCCTCACTGATGATGGCGACTTCTATATGCCTTCCAACCTCGATTGGAGCGGTGCACCTGATACATGGAACGGCTCTGCTACAAGCAACAGCGGCCTGACCTGCAAGATCACAGGCTACGGCAACACTGACCTTGGTTGTATCTCTTCTCTGGCAAACACTCTTACTTACTATGCTAAGGCTAAGGGCGTTAAGGCTAGCGATATCAGCGGTATGACTGCAAGCTCTGTTGGCGGTTCCTTCAACTACAAGATCGACGGCGTTTCAAATGCTAAGGCTGGCACCAAGACTTACACTGCTAAGGATTCTGCTCTGCCTAAGGCTTCTCTGTTCCTTGCTAAGTCTCTCATCGACCGTGCTTGGAATAAGGGTCGTGATAACCTTGGTATGTCCAGAACTGAGCACAACGGTTCTATGGCTCGTTTCTTCAGCCAGGAAGTTTATATCCCCGAGAGCTACAACGGAACAATGCCTAACGGCGACAAGCTGCAGAATGGTGCTACATTCGAGAGCATCCGTACAATGTACACCGGCAACTGCGCAGGTGCAGAGACTTCTCAGGAGTGCATAAAGCTTGTTGAAGAGCTGAGAGCTGCATACAAGAAGGACGTTGCTAACGGTGCTAAGTGGAGCAACAAGTACTCTGCATCCGACGCTGAGGGTCAGGCAGAGCTTGCTAAGTTCAAGAACATTGCAAACGTTGACCTGAACTACCACAGATTCTGGCACGCTGGCGATGACATGATGGCTATGGGTGTAATGGCTACACTGTATCCTGATATGAAGCCTGGTATTATTGATGATGATCATCACGATGATGATACAACAAAGACAGATTATCCTAAGAATGTAAAGGCTAATTACAATACTCAGTATCACCAGATCCAGTTCGTTTGGGATAAGGTAAGTGGCGCTGACAGATACGGCATCGCTGTATACCTGGCTGGTAAGTGGAGAGTTCAGACTTCCAACATCACTACAAACAGCTATGTAACTCCTAAGAACCTGACTCCCGGCATGACCTACAAGGTAGCAGTTGCTGCAAGAGTTAACGGTAAGTGGAATACAACTGATCCTATCAAGAATGCTATCACTGTAACTGTTAAGTAA
- a CDS encoding carbohydrate binding domain-containing protein, translated as MKLSKMKRVLSATVALMMIGTSLPFTVNAAGSSANNSTLYGDANTDGVVDISDAVLIAQYVKNPSKTYISKQGLVNADVFNVGSGVTIDDANTIKKYLVDLISELPEEPSINVTPQKALLNYDFNSGLSSWTGRGPATVTATDTAYYGTSGKSMYVSGRTAEWNGAAVSLGSDFKAGQTYSISCAALQTSGGSAEIQISLQQGGSNGTTAVYSHIASATCKSGEWTKLENTSFTIPDNAGDMTLYVETVQSTGDLMDFYIDDVVIAPMGTTSSVKTGGTGKVPASSSGDPVDVDPTKWDNYQETASSQYIDFYKSSIKHMGNTYRLNQKLAAAEQGAPLTVAYLGGSITEGKNYTTPFSNYLKNTFAKGSFREINAGLSGTSSVVGLVRSEAQIVSQKPDIIFLEFSVNDHEDIMYKKCFESCIKKFLEMPNAPAVGIIITRAKGGFSSQNQMYPIGKNFDIPVISMDDALTKAFNSRFLNTSDYYTDEYHPHQKGGQLIADCMAYYVRQALKSRNQSSGYTLPSSYVYGAEYSDTVNVDPKNLNNFSAGSWTSGYGYNNSGLNYSYTLNGGNPMKFKTQGKGLIIVFKANSSGMGSINVTVNGKTTKISGNKQYTWGGPDAELGYYQNTSGDLDVSISGSGQFTIWGVGLIK; from the coding sequence GTGAAACTTTCAAAAATGAAGAGGGTGCTCAGTGCTACTGTTGCATTGATGATGATCGGTACTTCATTACCTTTTACCGTTAATGCTGCGGGCAGCTCTGCGAACAATTCTACGCTGTACGGTGACGCAAACACCGACGGTGTAGTTGATATATCTGATGCAGTTCTTATTGCTCAGTATGTCAAAAACCCCAGCAAGACTTATATTTCTAAGCAGGGACTTGTTAATGCTGATGTATTCAACGTCGGAAGCGGGGTCACTATAGATGACGCTAATACTATCAAGAAGTACCTTGTCGACCTTATATCCGAACTTCCTGAGGAACCTTCCATTAATGTCACACCTCAGAAAGCTCTTCTGAATTATGATTTTAATTCAGGTTTGAGTTCATGGACAGGAAGAGGACCTGCAACTGTTACAGCTACAGATACTGCATATTACGGTACATCGGGCAAGTCAATGTATGTTTCAGGCAGAACTGCGGAGTGGAATGGTGCGGCAGTAAGCCTCGGTTCTGATTTCAAAGCGGGTCAGACTTACAGCATAAGCTGTGCGGCTCTCCAGACTTCAGGCGGCTCGGCTGAAATACAGATATCTCTCCAGCAGGGTGGCAGCAACGGCACGACTGCTGTATATTCACATATTGCTTCGGCTACCTGCAAGAGCGGTGAATGGACAAAGCTTGAGAATACGTCCTTTACTATCCCCGATAATGCAGGTGATATGACACTTTATGTCGAGACAGTACAGTCTACAGGCGACCTTATGGACTTTTATATCGATGATGTAGTTATTGCGCCTATGGGCACAACGTCTTCTGTTAAGACAGGCGGCACAGGCAAAGTCCCTGCATCTTCATCAGGTGATCCTGTTGATGTTGATCCTACAAAGTGGGACAACTATCAGGAGACAGCTTCTTCGCAGTACATTGATTTCTATAAGAGTTCAATAAAGCACATGGGCAACACATACAGACTCAATCAGAAACTTGCTGCTGCTGAGCAGGGTGCACCTCTGACCGTTGCTTATCTGGGTGGTTCTATCACTGAGGGCAAGAACTATACCACACCATTCTCCAACTATCTGAAGAACACCTTTGCCAAGGGAAGCTTCAGGGAGATTAATGCAGGTCTTTCGGGTACTTCATCCGTTGTCGGACTTGTCCGCAGTGAAGCACAGATAGTTTCTCAGAAACCTGATATCATCTTCCTGGAATTCTCAGTTAATGACCATGAGGATATAATGTACAAAAAGTGCTTTGAGAGCTGTATCAAGAAGTTCCTGGAGATGCCGAATGCTCCTGCGGTAGGTATCATAATCACTCGTGCAAAGGGCGGATTCTCCAGCCAGAATCAGATGTATCCCATCGGCAAGAACTTCGATATCCCCGTTATTAGTATGGACGATGCTCTTACAAAGGCGTTCAACAGCAGATTCCTCAATACAAGCGATTACTATACCGACGAGTATCACCCTCATCAGAAGGGAGGTCAGCTGATAGCTGATTGTATGGCATACTATGTTCGTCAGGCATTAAAGAGCCGTAACCAGTCTTCGGGCTATACTCTGCCTTCTTCTTACGTATATGGCGCAGAGTACTCTGACACTGTCAATGTTGATCCCAAGAACCTGAATAATTTCAGCGCAGGTTCATGGACATCTGGCTACGGTTACAATAACTCGGGTCTGAACTATTCATATACTCTCAACGGTGGAAATCCCATGAAGTTCAAGACACAGGGTAAGGGTCTGATAATCGTATTCAAGGCTAACAGCTCGGGCATGGGAAGCATAAATGTTACTGTAAATGGCAAGACTACCAAGATCAGCGGCAACAAGCAGTATACATGGGGCGGCCCTGATGCAGAGCTTGGCTACTATCAGAACACATCAGGTGATCTTGATGTTTCCATCAGCGGAAGCGGTCAGTTCACCATCTGGGGCGTAGGTCTCATTAAATAA